The following coding sequences lie in one Myxococcota bacterium genomic window:
- a CDS encoding DoxX family protein — MASFMRPFQSQVYAVFRIVVGFLFLWHGTQKLFGFPAAAREGTPAFITYVAGPIELVGGILVMIGFFTSWAAFLCSGLMAAAYWMAHGLQDVFPLNNGGELAALYCFAFLFIAARGAGIWSVDGNAS; from the coding sequence ATGGCGAGCTTCATGCGCCCGTTCCAGTCCCAGGTCTACGCGGTGTTTCGGATCGTGGTCGGATTTCTGTTTCTCTGGCACGGCACCCAGAAGCTCTTCGGCTTCCCTGCCGCGGCGCGGGAAGGCACACCTGCCTTCATCACGTACGTCGCCGGCCCCATCGAGCTCGTCGGGGGCATCCTGGTGATGATCGGCTTCTTCACGAGCTGGGCGGCCTTCCTCTGCAGTGGGCTGATGGCCGCCGCGTACTGGATGGCGCACGGACTCCAGGACGTCTTCCCGCTCAACAACGGCGGCGAACTGGCGGCGCTCTACTGCTTCGCCTTCCTGTTCATTGCCGCCCGCGGCGCGGGCATCTGGAGCGTCGACGGCAACGCCTCGTGA
- a CDS encoding RNA-binding protein, which yields MKKIYVGNLPWSASEAEVRDFFSVVGEVHSVAVITDRETGRSRGFGFVEMEDGDADKAINELNGRDMAGRPLRVNEAQDRRRGGGGGGGGGGGGRRW from the coding sequence GTGAAGAAGATCTATGTCGGCAACCTCCCCTGGTCCGCTTCGGAAGCGGAAGTTCGGGACTTCTTCTCCGTCGTCGGAGAAGTGCACTCGGTGGCGGTGATCACCGATCGGGAGACGGGTCGCTCGCGCGGCTTCGGCTTCGTCGAGATGGAAGACGGGGACGCCGATAAGGCGATCAACGAACTCAACGGCCGCGACATGGCCGGACGGCCGTTGCGCGTCAACGAAGCGCAGGACCGGCGCCGCGGTGGCGGCGGCGGTGGTGGTGGCGGCGGCGGCGGACGCCGCTGGTAA
- a CDS encoding crotonase/enoyl-CoA hydratase family protein, translated as MSALTQETRDAVSIVRIDDGKANALTPDLVSGLANALRSAESEKGVHALALLGRPGRFCVGLDNATLQAGGAAANQLLGAMGALLRALYASPLGIVSGATGHAVAAGAMLLLVSDWRVGATGDFRFGFSEMGIGMPLPELPILLARDRLSPRFLSRATAGGELFAPQSALEAGFLDAVALANEVETQAWAAAQRLGALSPDATGPTRAALRRESLARMDALLATR; from the coding sequence ATGAGCGCGCTCACCCAGGAGACCCGGGACGCCGTCTCGATCGTGCGGATCGACGACGGCAAGGCGAACGCATTGACGCCGGATCTCGTTTCGGGGCTGGCGAACGCGCTGCGCAGCGCCGAGTCCGAGAAGGGCGTTCATGCCCTCGCGCTGCTCGGTCGCCCGGGGCGCTTCTGTGTCGGACTCGACAACGCGACGCTCCAGGCGGGGGGTGCCGCCGCCAACCAGCTGCTGGGCGCAATGGGCGCCCTGCTGCGCGCGCTCTACGCGAGCCCGCTCGGCATCGTGTCGGGAGCGACCGGACACGCGGTGGCTGCGGGCGCGATGCTGTTGCTGGTGTCGGATTGGCGGGTGGGCGCGACCGGCGACTTCCGATTCGGCTTCAGCGAAATGGGCATCGGGATGCCGCTCCCCGAGCTGCCGATCCTATTGGCGCGCGACCGGCTGAGCCCGCGCTTCCTCTCTCGGGCGACAGCGGGTGGCGAACTGTTCGCCCCACAGTCGGCGCTCGAGGCAGGCTTCCTGGACGCGGTGGCCCTGGCGAACGAAGTCGAGACTCAGGCATGGGCGGCGGCGCAGCGGCTCGGGGCGCTGTCTCCGGACGCGACCGGTCCGACCCGGGCGGCCTTGCGCCGCGAGAGCCTCGCGCGCATGGACGCCTTGCTCGCCACACGCTGA
- a CDS encoding alpha/beta fold hydrolase, giving the protein MQRLQRFLGFLLSCTGLALGCAHAPGAAFDPVSMDPPETDADHPAALVELAIDSHGAPMNAIVYQAPGAGPHPTVVLLHGFPGNERNLDLAHAMRRSGWNVVFFHYRGAWGSPGDFSFGHVLEDVASVVDWTLGAEAGALRIDPETIALVGHSMGGFAALRAGADHERVDCIVSLAGANFAGRGRAANADPKAAAAIAAALDQWRAPLAGTSGQALVAEIAGDVDHFDLVRQAPALAGKRLLLVAGTRDQTTPPAEHHDPLVASLEAVGATQLATRVFDADHAFSGRRVALAHLVTDWLGNRCP; this is encoded by the coding sequence ATGCAACGACTCCAGCGCTTCCTCGGCTTCCTCCTCTCTTGCACGGGCCTCGCCCTCGGCTGCGCCCATGCGCCGGGCGCGGCGTTCGATCCGGTGAGCATGGATCCGCCGGAAACCGACGCGGACCATCCGGCCGCCCTCGTCGAGCTCGCCATCGACAGCCACGGCGCGCCGATGAACGCCATCGTCTACCAGGCGCCCGGGGCAGGCCCCCACCCGACGGTAGTCCTCCTGCACGGATTCCCGGGCAACGAGCGCAACCTGGACCTCGCCCATGCGATGCGTCGCAGTGGTTGGAACGTGGTCTTCTTCCACTACCGCGGGGCCTGGGGAAGCCCAGGCGACTTCTCTTTCGGCCATGTCCTCGAAGACGTCGCCAGCGTCGTCGACTGGACCCTGGGCGCCGAGGCGGGCGCGCTACGGATCGACCCCGAGACCATCGCGCTGGTCGGCCACAGCATGGGCGGCTTCGCGGCCCTGCGTGCCGGCGCCGACCACGAACGGGTGGACTGCATCGTATCGTTGGCGGGCGCGAACTTCGCCGGACGTGGCCGGGCCGCCAATGCCGACCCGAAGGCCGCCGCGGCGATCGCCGCAGCACTCGACCAATGGCGCGCGCCGCTCGCCGGGACTTCCGGACAGGCCCTGGTGGCGGAGATCGCCGGCGACGTGGACCACTTCGACCTCGTGCGTCAGGCCCCGGCGCTGGCCGGGAAGCGCCTCCTGCTGGTGGCCGGGACCCGCGACCAGACGACGCCACCCGCGGAACATCACGATCCGCTGGTGGCTTCCCTCGAAGCCGTGGGCGCCACCCAGCTCGCCACCCGGGTGTTCGACGCAGACCACGCCTTCTCGGGGCGGCGGGTCGCCCTCGCTCATCTCGTGACGGACTGGCTCGGGAACCGCTGCCCCTAG
- a CDS encoding glutathione S-transferase family protein, which translates to MAYTVVGSAVSPFVRKTLVFLHEKGIDHEVENLNPYAPPEGFREISPLGKIPVLRHDDRVIHDSSIICRYLERLHPDPAFYPEAPESAAHAEWLEEYVDGGLQPVASRVFQPLVLLPLLSGEPADEAEPLRVADEELPPFCDYLDAQLGDREWYVEDRMSIADLSVASIFVNLRLAGVAPDAVRWPRLRGFLQRMHARDSFTAVIDPVVALMGKRWISID; encoded by the coding sequence ATGGCGTACACCGTCGTCGGCAGCGCCGTGTCGCCCTTCGTGCGCAAGACCCTCGTGTTCCTGCACGAGAAGGGCATCGATCACGAGGTCGAGAACCTCAATCCCTACGCGCCGCCCGAGGGGTTCCGGGAGATCAGCCCGCTCGGGAAGATCCCCGTGCTCAGGCACGACGACCGGGTGATCCACGACTCGTCGATCATCTGCCGCTACCTGGAACGGCTCCACCCGGACCCGGCCTTCTACCCCGAGGCTCCCGAGTCGGCGGCGCATGCGGAATGGCTCGAGGAGTACGTCGACGGCGGCCTCCAACCCGTCGCGTCACGGGTGTTCCAGCCGCTGGTGCTGTTGCCCTTGCTGAGTGGCGAGCCGGCCGACGAGGCAGAGCCGCTTCGGGTCGCCGACGAGGAGCTCCCGCCCTTCTGCGACTACCTCGATGCCCAGCTCGGAGATCGGGAGTGGTACGTCGAGGATCGGATGAGCATCGCCGACCTCAGCGTGGCCTCGATCTTCGTGAACCTGCGCCTCGCGGGTGTCGCGCCCGATGCGGTGCGCTGGCCACGGCTGCGCGGCTTCCTGCAGCGGATGCACGCACGCGACTCGTTCACGGCGGTGATCGACCCGGTGGTCGCCCTGATGGGCAAACGCTGGATCTCGATCGACTGA
- the cofH gene encoding 5-amino-6-(D-ribitylamino)uracil--L-tyrosine 4-hydroxyphenyl transferase CofH: protein MTEHAFLSLATPGTARILDRALSGDELRRDDVEALLGLQGRDLFALMQTADLARELDKGDDVSFVICRNINFTNVCYVGCTFCGFSRHREEDDAYDHPMEKLVAKARDAVERGATEVCIQGGIHPSKDHHHYREILVSLKREFPKLHIHAFSPEEMDFAHKKSGMPLPEFLQWLVDAGLGTMPGTAAEILDDEIRQVISPNKLGRDRWVEIVTAAHEIGLRSTATIMYGHIEKPHHIAGHLELIRDIQKQTGGFTEFVPLGFIHEKNVLFNHLDARPGASMPEDLKLIAIARLFLRPWISNIQMSWVKMGPKVAQMALMSGANDMGGTLMEESISRESGADFGENLPAEDMRRLIREVGRVPVQRSTTYDILARYEDPEKDPPSLEPPVERELSGPTRWRLDKERFAAKTANG, encoded by the coding sequence ATGACCGAACACGCCTTCCTTTCCCTCGCGACGCCGGGGACGGCGCGCATCCTCGATCGCGCGCTCAGTGGCGACGAACTTCGGCGCGACGACGTCGAGGCGCTGCTCGGCTTGCAGGGGCGCGACCTCTTCGCGCTGATGCAGACGGCCGATCTCGCCCGCGAGCTCGACAAGGGAGACGACGTCTCCTTCGTCATCTGCCGGAACATCAACTTCACGAACGTCTGCTACGTGGGCTGCACGTTCTGCGGCTTCTCGCGGCACCGCGAGGAAGACGACGCCTACGACCACCCGATGGAGAAGCTCGTCGCCAAGGCCCGCGACGCGGTCGAGCGCGGCGCCACGGAGGTCTGCATCCAGGGCGGCATCCACCCGTCGAAGGACCATCACCACTACCGTGAGATCCTCGTCTCGCTGAAGCGCGAGTTCCCGAAGCTGCACATCCACGCCTTCTCGCCCGAGGAGATGGACTTCGCCCACAAGAAGTCGGGAATGCCGCTGCCCGAGTTCTTGCAATGGCTGGTCGATGCCGGGCTCGGGACGATGCCGGGCACCGCGGCCGAGATCCTCGACGACGAGATCCGCCAGGTGATCAGTCCGAACAAGCTGGGACGCGATCGCTGGGTCGAGATCGTGACGGCCGCCCACGAGATCGGACTGCGCTCGACCGCCACGATCATGTACGGCCACATCGAGAAGCCCCACCACATCGCTGGGCATCTCGAGCTGATCCGCGACATCCAGAAGCAGACCGGCGGCTTCACCGAGTTCGTGCCCCTCGGCTTCATCCACGAGAAGAACGTGCTCTTCAACCATCTCGATGCCCGGCCCGGGGCGTCGATGCCCGAAGATCTGAAGCTGATCGCGATCGCCCGGCTCTTCCTGCGGCCCTGGATCAGCAACATCCAGATGTCGTGGGTGAAGATGGGGCCGAAGGTCGCGCAGATGGCGCTGATGTCGGGCGCGAACGACATGGGCGGCACGCTGATGGAAGAGTCGATCAGCCGCGAGTCCGGTGCCGACTTCGGCGAGAACCTGCCCGCCGAGGACATGCGTCGTCTGATTCGAGAGGTCGGCCGAGTACCCGTCCAGCGCTCGACCACCTACGACATCCTGGCCCGCTACGAGGATCCCGAGAAGGACCCGCCGTCCCTGGAGCCGCCCGTCGAGCGGGAGCTGTCGGGGCCGACCCGCTGGCGCCTCGACAAGGAACGCTTCGCCGCCAAGACCGCGAACGGCTGA
- the cofG gene encoding 7,8-didemethyl-8-hydroxy-5-deazariboflavin synthase CofG, which produces MNSPHTTPPSAPDAARWLAEAVDDGRLERGRAEALAAGFTDPVLHGAILDAAHESKRRGKGDVVSVSRNIFVPLTNLCRDRCSYCTFAKQPDDPDAKTYSLDEVADAVAGAVRAGCTEALFCLGDKPEVAYKSHREWLAARGLSTTTEYLIQACEVGFAGGILPHTNSGILSAEEMTELRKTNASLGLMLENTSPRLREKGAAHYYCPDKDPEVRLRMHAEAGELKIPFTSGLLLGIGENDAERVDTLLAIRDLADRYGHIQEVIVQPFHPKDDTPMRGVEPLSDDLVAGWVAMARLILGPDMNVQAPPNLAPEVLEQLLRSGLNDWGGVSPLTVDFINPEAPWPALRELEKRTVAAGQRLVERLPVYPEHLLTRPDYFEPRVREAAMALVDEQGWVRRDPRPVGEAA; this is translated from the coding sequence ATGAATTCGCCCCACACGACGCCCCCGTCTGCTCCTGACGCTGCCCGCTGGCTGGCGGAAGCCGTAGACGACGGCCGCCTCGAGCGGGGCCGCGCCGAAGCCCTCGCGGCGGGCTTTACGGACCCGGTGCTGCACGGCGCGATCCTCGACGCCGCCCACGAGTCGAAGCGGCGCGGCAAGGGCGATGTCGTCAGCGTCTCGCGCAACATCTTCGTCCCGCTGACGAACCTGTGCCGCGATCGCTGTTCGTACTGCACCTTCGCGAAGCAGCCCGACGATCCCGACGCCAAGACCTACAGCCTCGACGAAGTCGCCGACGCCGTGGCGGGCGCCGTGCGGGCCGGCTGCACCGAGGCACTCTTCTGCCTCGGGGACAAGCCCGAGGTGGCGTACAAGAGCCACCGCGAGTGGCTGGCGGCACGGGGCCTCTCGACGACGACCGAGTACCTGATCCAGGCCTGCGAGGTCGGCTTCGCCGGCGGCATCCTGCCCCACACGAACTCGGGCATCCTCTCGGCCGAGGAGATGACCGAGCTCCGCAAGACGAACGCCTCGCTCGGTCTGATGCTCGAGAACACCAGTCCGCGCCTCCGTGAGAAGGGAGCGGCCCACTACTACTGCCCGGACAAGGATCCGGAGGTGCGGCTGCGCATGCACGCCGAGGCCGGCGAGCTGAAGATTCCGTTCACGAGCGGCCTGCTGCTCGGGATCGGCGAGAACGACGCCGAGCGCGTCGACACGCTGCTCGCGATTCGGGATCTCGCCGATCGCTACGGCCACATCCAGGAAGTGATCGTGCAGCCCTTCCACCCGAAGGACGACACGCCGATGCGCGGCGTCGAGCCCCTGTCCGACGATCTCGTCGCAGGCTGGGTGGCGATGGCGCGATTGATCCTGGGCCCCGACATGAACGTGCAGGCGCCGCCGAATCTCGCTCCCGAGGTGCTCGAGCAGTTGCTGCGTTCGGGACTCAACGACTGGGGGGGCGTCTCGCCCCTGACGGTCGATTTCATCAACCCCGAGGCCCCCTGGCCGGCCCTGCGTGAGCTCGAGAAGCGCACCGTGGCCGCCGGGCAGCGCCTGGTAGAACGGCTCCCTGTCTATCCCGAGCACCTGCTCACGCGGCCCGACTACTTCGAGCCGCGCGTTCGCGAGGCCGCCATGGCGCTCGTCGACGAGCAGGGTTGGGTACGACGAGACCCGCGCCCGGTCGGAGAAGCGGCATGA
- the folB gene encoding dihydroneopterin aldolase: MQDKILLEGIQVPAALGVTAVERRMRRPVLLDVEIERDLREAGRSDSIRHTIHYKRVFEIVEDVAGNQEHKLVEALGDRIARAVLTQFDAQAITVKVRKPTPIAGVLRYAGVVVRRSREDL, translated from the coding sequence GTGCAAGACAAGATCCTCCTCGAGGGTATTCAGGTGCCCGCTGCGCTCGGCGTGACCGCCGTGGAGCGCCGCATGCGGCGCCCGGTCCTGCTCGACGTGGAGATCGAGCGCGACCTCCGCGAGGCCGGCCGCAGCGATTCGATCCGCCACACGATCCACTACAAGCGGGTCTTCGAGATCGTCGAGGATGTCGCCGGCAACCAGGAGCACAAGCTGGTCGAGGCGCTCGGCGACCGGATCGCCCGCGCTGTGCTGACCCAGTTCGATGCCCAGGCGATCACGGTGAAGGTGCGGAAGCCCACGCCGATCGCCGGGGTCCTGCGCTACGCCGGGGTCGTGGTCCGGCGCAGCCGTGAGGACCTCTAG
- a CDS encoding aspartate aminotransferase family protein produces the protein MDLDALRAREAAHFLPVVNRHPVALVSGRGSRVEDVNGKTYTDLMSGWGVTCIGHCHPALVAAISHQAGQLMQTTNIFYTLPQLDLIDRLAKETPADITRSFLTSSGTEAVEGALKLAHRATGRRAFVSTEGAFHGRTLGALQVIGTEKHRLPYAALMPEQVCVPFDDLDAAKQALDDSIAAFIVEPVQGEGGVNVPSDGYLRGLRQLCDDTGTLLICDEVQTGIGRTGTFLACEHEGVTPDIVTLGKGLGGGFPVAAFLTTEDVAKTVQLGDHGTTYGGNPLACAAANAVLTVVEEEGLVARAAELGARLQEKLRAFAEQHPAIASGVRGRGLLQALVLQDADRAAALPRQALDAGVLLNVTGGNVVRFFPALNIPEDELWTAVEQVFDCLAD, from the coding sequence ATGGATCTCGATGCGCTGCGGGCACGCGAAGCGGCCCATTTCCTGCCGGTCGTGAACCGCCACCCGGTGGCGCTGGTTTCGGGTCGTGGCTCCCGCGTCGAGGACGTCAACGGGAAGACGTACACGGACCTCATGTCGGGGTGGGGCGTGACCTGCATCGGTCACTGCCACCCGGCGCTGGTCGCGGCGATTTCGCATCAGGCCGGCCAGCTGATGCAGACGACGAACATCTTCTACACGCTGCCCCAGCTCGACCTGATCGATCGTCTGGCCAAGGAGACCCCGGCGGACATCACGCGCAGCTTCCTCACCAGTTCGGGCACCGAGGCCGTCGAGGGCGCGCTGAAGCTGGCGCACCGGGCCACGGGACGGCGCGCGTTCGTGTCGACGGAAGGCGCGTTCCACGGACGCACCCTCGGTGCGCTGCAGGTGATCGGCACCGAGAAGCACCGGCTGCCCTATGCCGCGCTGATGCCCGAACAGGTCTGCGTGCCCTTCGACGACCTGGATGCCGCGAAGCAGGCACTCGATGACAGCATCGCCGCCTTCATCGTCGAGCCCGTGCAGGGCGAGGGCGGCGTGAACGTGCCCAGCGACGGCTACCTGCGCGGCCTGCGCCAGCTCTGCGACGACACGGGGACACTCCTGATCTGCGACGAAGTGCAGACCGGCATTGGACGCACCGGCACCTTCCTCGCGTGCGAACACGAGGGCGTCACGCCCGACATCGTCACCCTAGGCAAGGGCCTCGGAGGCGGCTTCCCGGTCGCGGCGTTCCTGACGACGGAAGACGTCGCCAAGACGGTCCAGCTCGGAGACCACGGCACCACCTACGGCGGCAACCCCCTCGCCTGCGCGGCGGCCAACGCGGTGCTGACCGTGGTCGAGGAAGAGGGACTCGTCGCCCGCGCGGCCGAGCTGGGAGCGCGCCTGCAGGAGAAGCTGCGCGCCTTCGCCGAGCAGCATCCGGCGATCGCCTCGGGCGTGCGCGGGCGGGGCCTCTTGCAGGCCCTCGTCCTTCAGGACGCGGACCGCGCGGCGGCGCTCCCGCGTCAGGCGCTGGACGCGGGCGTCCTGCTCAATGTCACCGGCGGCAACGTCGTCCGCTTCTTCCCGGCCTTGAACATCCCCGAGGACGAACTCTGGACCGCCGTGGAGCAGGTGTTCGACTGCCTCGCGGACTGA
- a CDS encoding DUF427 domain-containing protein, with protein sequence MKAIWNGRTVAESDDTVVVEGNHYFPESALAREHFAPSDHTSICSWKGTASYYDISVEGETNANAAWYYPDPKDAASEIRGRVAFWRGVDVVE encoded by the coding sequence ATGAAAGCCATCTGGAACGGTCGAACCGTCGCGGAGAGCGACGACACGGTCGTCGTCGAGGGGAACCACTACTTTCCCGAGAGCGCTCTGGCCCGCGAGCACTTCGCGCCGAGCGACCACACGTCGATCTGCTCCTGGAAGGGCACCGCGTCGTACTACGACATCTCGGTCGAAGGCGAGACCAACGCGAACGCGGCCTGGTACTACCCGGACCCCAAGGACGCGGCTTCGGAGATCCGCGGACGCGTCGCCTTCTGGCGCGGCGTGGACGTCGTCGAGTAG
- a CDS encoding DUF6572 domain-containing protein, whose protein sequence is MEQKFKELEVIQPGSEPSQAPEAKPEARGVQNPRVVDLITEDAQSGEVLLVMLEARPWGSLPEQLRQLEAKFNSYLEYVLGGHMEKQYPQYAGRSICFRLECVENPRPADSAFFTAVANFAAGEEIRWVVAVKPDLEIESL, encoded by the coding sequence ATGGAACAGAAATTCAAAGAGCTCGAAGTCATCCAGCCCGGTTCGGAGCCGTCCCAGGCCCCCGAAGCGAAGCCCGAAGCCCGGGGTGTCCAGAACCCGCGGGTGGTCGACCTGATCACCGAGGACGCGCAGAGCGGCGAAGTCCTGCTGGTCATGCTCGAGGCGCGGCCCTGGGGCAGCCTGCCCGAGCAGCTCCGTCAGCTCGAGGCGAAGTTCAACTCCTACCTCGAATACGTCCTCGGCGGACACATGGAGAAGCAGTACCCCCAGTACGCCGGGCGCTCGATCTGCTTCCGCCTCGAGTGCGTCGAGAACCCGCGTCCCGCGGACAGCGCGTTCTTCACCGCGGTCGCGAACTTCGCCGCGGGTGAGGAGATCCGCTGGGTGGTCGCGGTGAAGCCCGACCTGGAGATCGAGAGCCTCTAG
- a CDS encoding CoA transferase, translating to MAGALEGFRIIDFTQVISGPMATRILADQGADVVKVEPPSGDILRHMGGRAGLSPTFATINRSKRSVVLDLKKEGGLEALLRLVDDADVFIQNSRPGIAERMGIGPKVLRERNPRLVYVSISGFGEKGPFAHKRVYDPLIQGMSGLCEIQGGVTGPPGLVRVIVPDKVTALTAAQNITAALLARERTGEGQHVQLSMLDAVIAFVWPEGMAYHTFLAHDGPAPKPVARRDLVFATRDGHIIASTVAHREFQGFCRAAGKTEWLEDPRFQDTAGLVANAKERLEMMAAVLETRTTDAWLAALDAEDVPCAPVLTRDQLHENAQVRENGILIEEEHPVAGRIRQPRPAERLEGTPSAITRPAPMLGQHSDEVLGEAGFAANEIATLRDAGTLGTA from the coding sequence ATGGCGGGCGCACTCGAGGGATTCCGGATCATCGACTTCACCCAGGTCATCTCCGGGCCGATGGCGACCCGGATCCTGGCGGACCAGGGCGCCGATGTGGTGAAGGTCGAGCCGCCGAGCGGCGACATCCTGCGCCACATGGGCGGGCGGGCCGGCCTGTCTCCCACCTTCGCGACCATCAATCGCAGCAAGCGCTCGGTCGTCCTCGATCTCAAGAAGGAAGGCGGGCTCGAAGCGCTGTTGCGTCTCGTCGACGACGCGGACGTCTTCATCCAGAACAGCCGACCCGGCATCGCCGAACGCATGGGCATCGGCCCGAAGGTCTTGCGAGAACGCAACCCGCGCCTCGTCTACGTCTCGATCAGCGGCTTCGGCGAGAAGGGCCCCTTCGCCCACAAGCGCGTCTACGACCCGCTCATCCAGGGCATGTCCGGACTCTGCGAGATCCAGGGCGGCGTCACGGGTCCGCCGGGCCTGGTGCGGGTGATCGTGCCCGACAAGGTCACCGCGCTGACCGCGGCGCAGAACATCACGGCAGCGCTACTCGCACGGGAGCGCACGGGGGAGGGACAGCACGTCCAACTCTCGATGCTCGACGCCGTGATCGCCTTCGTCTGGCCCGAGGGGATGGCCTACCACACTTTCCTCGCCCACGACGGTCCGGCGCCGAAACCCGTTGCACGGCGCGATCTGGTTTTTGCCACCCGGGATGGACACATCATCGCGTCGACCGTGGCCCACCGGGAGTTCCAGGGCTTCTGCCGTGCCGCGGGGAAGACCGAATGGCTCGAAGACCCGCGCTTCCAGGACACGGCGGGTCTCGTCGCGAACGCGAAGGAGCGCCTGGAGATGATGGCCGCCGTGCTCGAGACCCGGACCACCGACGCGTGGCTCGCCGCCCTCGACGCCGAGGACGTGCCCTGCGCTCCGGTGCTGACCCGCGATCAGCTGCACGAGAACGCGCAGGTGCGCGAGAACGGAATCCTGATCGAAGAAGAGCACCCGGTCGCCGGCCGGATCCGGCAACCGCGTCCCGCCGAGCGCCTCGAGGGCACCCCCTCGGCCATCACCCGCCCGGCACCGATGCTCGGACAGCACAGCGACGAAGTCCTCGGCGAAGCGGGGTTCGCAGCGAACGAGATCGCGACCCTGCGCGACGCGGGCACGCTGGGAACCGCATGA
- a CDS encoding glutathione S-transferase family protein, translating into MTRRLFGIGTSRTIRPHWLLHELGLPYETRAILPRTEGMQDPDLLALSQRGKIPFLQDGDITLGESGAILFYLADAYRDRGDFAPERGTAARARFDDLCCFILMELDATALYVLRRHEGLPDEYGAAPTACEAARGYFQRQVGFLEQTLADGRPHLLGEPFSAADILLASCLAWANHVGIGSSETLERYAAGLRARPAFAEAFAINFPPGALEAVQPASTSR; encoded by the coding sequence ATGACGCGACGGCTGTTCGGGATCGGCACGTCGCGCACGATTCGACCCCACTGGCTGCTCCACGAGCTCGGCCTGCCCTACGAGACGCGCGCCATCCTGCCGCGCACCGAAGGGATGCAGGACCCGGATCTCCTGGCCCTCAGCCAGCGCGGCAAGATCCCCTTCCTGCAGGACGGCGACATCACGCTCGGCGAGAGCGGCGCGATCCTCTTCTACCTCGCGGACGCCTACCGGGATCGCGGCGACTTCGCTCCGGAACGCGGAACCGCGGCGCGCGCGCGCTTCGACGATCTCTGCTGCTTCATCCTGATGGAGCTCGACGCCACCGCGCTCTACGTGCTGCGGCGACACGAAGGACTTCCCGACGAGTACGGGGCGGCCCCGACGGCGTGCGAAGCGGCGCGGGGCTACTTCCAGCGTCAGGTCGGCTTCCTCGAGCAAACCCTCGCCGACGGCCGTCCCCACCTGCTGGGCGAACCCTTCTCGGCCGCCGACATCCTGCTGGCGAGCTGTCTGGCCTGGGCGAACCACGTGGGGATCGGGTCGAGCGAGACCCTGGAGCGCTACGCCGCCGGCCTGCGCGCACGACCGGCCTTCGCGGAGGCCTTTGCGATCAACTTCCCGCCCGGGGCCCTCGAAGCGGTCCAGCCCGCGTCGACGAGCCGCTGA
- a CDS encoding 3-oxoacyl-ACP reductase family protein, with the protein MSDARFALVTGGGTGIGAACCRALAAEGFRVGVHYRSSEEKARALADELDGAFTIRADLAVPEETDALVAELKDVAGRVDVLVNNAGFNVNAPMLSMKLDDYDTVAGMSRGAWYLTKLVLRRFMLRKKQGRIVNISSVVGHTGNPGQIPYTMVKAGLDAFTKSLAQELAGRDILVNSVAPGFIDTEMTDELPDEVKTAILTRIPQQRMGTPEEVADVVAFLATRGHYVNGSVIHVNGGMFGG; encoded by the coding sequence GTGAGCGATGCGCGGTTCGCCCTGGTCACGGGCGGCGGAACCGGGATCGGTGCCGCCTGCTGCCGCGCCCTGGCCGCCGAGGGCTTCCGCGTCGGGGTGCACTACCGCTCCAGCGAGGAGAAGGCGCGGGCGCTCGCCGACGAGCTCGACGGCGCCTTCACGATCCGCGCGGATCTCGCCGTTCCCGAGGAGACCGATGCCCTCGTCGCGGAGCTGAAGGACGTCGCGGGCCGTGTCGACGTGTTGGTGAACAACGCGGGCTTCAACGTCAACGCGCCGATGCTGTCGATGAAGCTCGACGACTACGACACGGTCGCGGGCATGAGCCGCGGGGCGTGGTACCTGACGAAGCTGGTGCTGCGGCGTTTCATGCTGCGTAAGAAGCAGGGGCGCATCGTCAACATCTCGAGCGTCGTCGGCCACACCGGCAACCCGGGCCAGATCCCGTACACGATGGTGAAGGCCGGCCTCGACGCGTTCACGAAGAGCCTGGCCCAGGAGCTGGCCGGGCGGGACATCCTCGTCAACTCGGTCGCGCCGGGCTTCATCGACACCGAGATGACCGACGAGCTCCCCGACGAGGTGAAGACGGCGATCCTGACGCGCATTCCCCAGCAGCGGATGGGAACGCCCGAGGAGGTGGCCGACGTCGTGGCCTTCCTCGCGACCCGCGGCCACTACGTGAACGGCAGCGTGATCCACGTGAACGGCGGCATGTTCGGCGGCTGA